The Streptomyces nigra genome includes the window GGCCGGGACCATCCGATGGACCCGGTGCGGCTCGGCCTGACCAGGAAACTCGTCGAGGCCTTCGAGCTGGACCGGCACGTGGACGTCGTCGCGGCCCAGCCGGCCGGTGACTCGACGCTGCGGCTGGTCCACCGCGAGGACTACATCGCGGCCGTGAAGGCGGCGTCGGCGGATCCGCGGGCGGCCGACCAGTCGTACGGTCTCGGCACGCTGGACGATCCGGCGTTCGCCGGGATGCACCAGGTGTCGGCGCTGATCGCCGGGCAGTCGGTGGGGGCGGCGGAGGCCGTGTGGCGGGGGAGCGCGCTGCACGCCGTGAACTTCGCGGGCGGGCTGCACCACGCGATGCCGGCGGGCGCCTCCGGGTTCTGCATCTACAACGACGCCGCGCTGGCGATCGCCCGGCTGCTGGAGCTGGGTGCCGAGCGGGTCGCATACGTGGACGTCGACGTGCATCACGGGGACGGGGTGCAGGCGGCGTTCTGGGAGGACCCGCGGGTGCTGACGATCTCGCTGCACGAGCACCCCGCGACGCTGTTCCCGCAGACCGGGTGGCCGCAGGAGACCGGGGCCGCCGAGGGGTCCGCGGTGAACGTGGCGCTGCCGGCCGGCACGGGGGACGAGGGCTGGCTGCGCGCCTTCCACGCCGTGGTGCCGGAGCTGCTCGCCGACTTCCGGCCGCAGGTGCTGGTGACACAGCACGGGGCCGACACGCACTTCGAGGATCCGCTGGCGCATCTGGCAGTGTCGCTGGACGCGCAGCGGGCCGTGCAGGTGGCCTGTCACGATCTGGCGCACGAGTACGCCGACGGCCGGTGGATCGCGTTGGGCGGGGGCGGGTACGCCGTGGTCGAGGTGGTGCCGCGCTCGTGGACGCATCTGGTGGCGATCGCGGCGGGGCGGCCGATCGAGCCCACGACGCCGATCCCGGAGAGCTGGCGGCAGGAAGTGTACGCGCGGACACGGCAGTTGGGGCCGGCCCGGATGACCGACGGACGGTGGCCGGCGTCCTGGGCGGACTGGGAGGACGGGTACGACCCGGCGGACCGGCTGGACCAGGCGGTGCTGGCGACGCGCAAGGCGGTGTTCCCGCTGCGGGGGCTGCTCGCCTGAGGGGTGTTTCCCCTGGTTCTCGTCATCCCTACAGTTCTGCGTCGGCCCGACAGTTCTGCGTCGGCCCGACAGTTCTGCGTCGGCCCGACCGTTCTGCGTCGGTCGGCCCGGCGCTTTTCGTTAGCCCGACCGTGCGGTCTTCGCACGGTTCGGGCGTCCTTCTGGGGTCCGGTCCGCCAGGATCGCTGGGTGCTGGATACCGCGGCGCTGCGCGCTCATCTCCTGGCCGCGGGGCTGGCCGGGACCGTGGCCACCTCCCGTGAGGCGAGTCTCAGGAGCTACCGGCTGTTCGCCGCCCGGGATCCCCGGGTGCTCCTCGGGCTGGATCCCGTGGGGGTCTGGGGGCAGCGGGAGCTGCTGGCCCTGATGGCGGCGAGATGTGGGGTTTCGGCCGATCCGCGTCAGGTCTCGGGTCTCGATGTGATCGATCCGGAACGGACTCTGACCGCTCTGGATGCGTTCTCCGACCGGATCGCGAGGGTCGCGCAGCGTGGCGCACCGGTGCTGCTCGGTACGGGCCACCCCCACCGGCTGCTCGGGTTCTACGGCGCCCTGGCAGACGCGCTCTCGGCGGCGGGGTGTGCCGTCCTCACCCCCGCGCATGGTCGCCGTGTCGACATAACGACCCGGTTCGGTCTACGTACGTACAACCTCGCCTACGTACGGGGAGTCGCGCTGGTGCGGGCGCCGGACGCGTCCCGCTCCGGTTGTGAGCCCGGCGCACACACGCACTCCCCCCTCCCGGTTCGTATCGCGCTGGCGGCCGCCGCCGAGGCCGGCGGGCCGCTGCCGGAGCTGGTGATCGGGGACCACGGCTGGGTCTGCGGGGCAGGTCAGCTGGGGTTCGAGGCCATTGGGCCGGCCGATACCAATGACCCCGCGCTCTTCGTGGGGGAGGCCGAGGGGTCCGTGGCCGTCGCCGTTCCACTTGATGACGCCGTGCGGTCCGATTACTACCGGCCGCTTACCCGCTACGTACTCAATCGAGCGTGTCTGTCACAGTAGGTCGCCGATGGCTGCACCTCTTCCCCACTCGCATCATGCGCACCTACATTGGGGAGTGAGCACGCAACGACGAAGAGTCACCGGAAGGGGAAGCCGGTGGCCGTCGAGTGCGGAAGGTTCAGGTGTGTCATGGCTGCAGCTGGCGAGAGGCCTCTGAACGAGGTTCAGTTCCTTACCGTGGCGGAGGTCGCCTCGGTGATGCGAGTGTCGAAGATGACCGTGTACCGGCTGGTGCACAGCGGTCATCTGCCCGCGATCCGGGTGGGACGGTCGTTCCGTGTCCCGGAGCAAGCGGTTCACGAGTACCTCCGCGAGAGTTACGTGGGGGTGGAAACCGCCTGACGGCAGTGGGCCGGGGGGTGCCCGGGACCGCCGGTGACCCCCCTCGCCCCCTCGATTACGACCTCAGCGCTCGGGCGGGTAGGCTAGCCCCTCGTAGGTCGTGTGGGCCCATGGCGCCCAAACACCGAGTGATGAGAAGTGAGCGAGGGTAGTCGTGGGCTCTGTTATCAAGAAGCGGCGCAAGCGGATGGCCAAGAAGAAGCACCGCAAGCTGCTCAAGCGCACGCGCGTTCAGCGTCGCAACAAGAAGTAGGCGGCGCCGCGAGAAGCGGCGTGTCTGTGGCCCCCCACCGCATCGGTGGGGGGCCACAGGTGTATGACGGGGGAAATCCCGTCACGTCACGCATCGGGTGGTCATCACAGCGCAACACCGACCCGCTAAGTTGGCGGCACACGGGGAACTCGGCTGGGGTACGAGGGCTGGAAGGAAGGCGCTGATCTTGGGCAAGGTCGTGCTCGTCACCGGAGTGGCCCGTCAACTCGGGGGCCGCTTCGTACGCCGGATCCAGCGGGACCCCCAGGTGGACCGGGTGATCGCCGTGGACGCCGTCCCGCCGGAGCACCACCTGGGCGGCGCGGACTTCGTGCAGGCCGACATCCGTCAGCCCACCATCGCGCGGGTGCTCGCGGAGAGCGGCGCCGACACCGTCGTGCACATGGACGTGACGGGGACCGCGCTGGCCAGTGGCAGCCGGACCTCGGTCAAGGAGACCAACGTCATCGGCACGATGCAGCTGCTCGGCGCCTGCCAGAAGTCCCCCCTGGTCAAGCGGCTGGTGGTGAAGTCCAGTACGAACGTGTACGGGTCGGCGCCCCGCGATCCGGCGGTCTTCACCGAGACCACCCCGCCCAAGTCCCTGCCCAGCGGCGGCTTCGCCAAGGACACCGTCGAGGTCGAGGGCTATGTGCGCGGATTCGCCCGGCGGCGGCCCGACGTCGCCGTGTGCGTGCTGCGGTTCGCCAACATCCTCGGCCCCACCGCGGACACCCCGCTAGCCTCGTACTTCTCGCTGCCCGTGCTGCCCACGGTCCTCGGGTACGACCCGCGGCTGCAGTTCGCGCACGAGGACGACGTCATCGAGGTGCTGCGCATCGCCTCCCACGAGCCGCGCCGGGGCACCCTCAACAGCGGCACGTTCAACATCGCCGGGGACGGTGTCCTGCTGCTCTCGCAGTGCGCGCGGCGCCTGGGGCGGCCCACGGTGCCGCTGCTGCTGCCCGCCGTGACGTGGGTGGGCACCCTGGTGCGTACGCTGGGCATGTCGGACTTCTCACCGGAGCAGATCCGGTTGCTCACCCACGGCCGGGTGGTGTCCACGGACCAGATGCGCGAGACCCTCGGTTTCCAGCCGAAGTACACGACGGCCGAGACGTTCGCGGACTTCGCGAGCAGCCGCGGTCCCGGGCTGCTGCCGCCCGAGGCCCTCGCGGGGGCCGTCGACCGGATCGCCGCACTGCCCGTCCTGGACGGCGGTCACCCCCCGACGCAGAGCGCCAACTGAGGAGCGCAGCAACGATGGCGGACGCCAAGGTCATTCCGTTCGACGACGACCGGTCCCGCGGAGGCGCCGTTCAGCGGCCGCCGCGGCGCCGGGGCGCGGCGAGCCGGCGCAGGAACGGTGAAGGCAGGCCGGTCGGCGAGGTCCAGCCCCTGCCGGGACGGTCCCTCGGGCAGGATGATGTTCCTGTGACCCCTGAGGAAGAGCCGGCCCCGCAGCCCCCGCACGACGGCGGTCTGGAACGGCGCATCGCGAGCGGCCTGGCCTTCCTGCGCCGGCGCCTCACCGGCGACTACGAGGTCGACGACTTCGGGTACGACGAGGAGCTCACCGACCAGGTCCTGATGTCCCTGCTGCGGCCGGTGTACGAGAAGTACTTCCGGGTCGACGTGAAGGGCGTGGAGAACATCCCGGCGGAGGGCGGCGCGCTGATCGTCGCCAACCACTCCGGGACGCTGCCGCTGGACGGCCTGATGATGCAGGTCGCCGTGCACGACCATCATCCGGCGGGCCGTCATCTGCGGCTGCTCGCCGCCGATCTGGTGTTCATGCTGCCGGTGGTCAACGAGCTCGCCCGCAAGCTCGGGCACACGCTGGCCTGCGCGGAGGACGCCGACCGACTGCTCGGGCAGGGCGAGTTGGTCGGTGTGATGCCGGAGGGCTTCAAGGGCATCGGCAAGCCCTTCGGGGAGCGGTACAAGCTGCAGCGGTTCGGCCGGGGCGGTTTCGTGTCCACGGCGCTGCGCCGCCGTACGCCGATCATCCCGTGCTCGATCGTCGGGGCCGAGGAGATCTACCCGATGATCGGCAACGCGAAGACGCTGGCCCGGGTGCTGGGCATCCCGTACTTCCCGCTGACGCCGACCTTCCCGTGGCTGGGTCCGCTGGGCGCGATCCCGCTGCCGACGAAGTGGACGATCCAGTTCGGCGAGCCGATCCACACCGACGGCTATCCGCCGGAGGCGGCCGAGGACCCGATGCTGATGTTCAACCTCACCGACCAGGTCCGGGAGCAGATCCAGCACACGCTCTACAAGCTGCTGGTGCAGCGCCGGTCGGTCTTCTTCTGACCCGCACACACGACGATGGGGCACCCCCGGTGGAAGGGGGTGCCCCATCGTCGTACGGGCGGCTTGCGGGGCCGCTAGCCGGCGTCCTCGCCCTCGATGCCCAGGCCGGGCAGGAGGCCCGGGAGCAGCGGCGGAAGCGTGACCGCCGGGCCGTCGGCCGGGGTGGACGCCGACGGGGAGGCGCCGGAGCCGCCGGTGGCCTTGGGCGGCTCGAGCAGCCCGCCCGTGTTCCCGCCGAGCAGGCCCTCGCCCTCGCTGCCGGAGCCCTCGGCGGACTTGCTGGGGCTACTGGTGCGGTGGCCCTCGGAGGAACCGCTGCCGTCGGCGCTGGGCCGGGCCGACCTGTCGGCGCCGGAGGTGCCGGTGGAGGACGAGCCGGAGCCGCCGCGCCCCTTGCCGTCGCCGCTGTCCTGCGGGGGCGGCGGGAGCAGGGACTGGAGCGGGGCGACCTCTTCGTCTATGGCGTCGAAGACGGACGACACACGCTCGCTGACGTCCCCGAGCTGGAGCGGGAGCCGCTCGCGCATGCTGCCCCAGGTGGCGCGGTGGGAGCGGGAGAACGCGGAGAGGGCCTGGATGGGGCCCAGGGAGTCCGGGTCGCGCTCGTAGGCCTCACGCAGCAGCCGGTGGCCCTCCGAGGCGTCGTGCTGCATACCGGACAGGGCGCGGCGGATCTCGGCGAGCGACTCGTGGTCGTACTGCCCGCCGCGGCCGCGCTCCATCAGCCGGCGGGCCTCGCTCAGCCGGGTGGAGGCCTGGTCGAGGTAGACGCGCCCGCGTTCGTCCTCGCCGTCGGCCAGGACGTTGAGCTTGAAGTCCTCGATGCCGCGCTTGAGGCCGTAGAGGGAGTCGCCGGGGAGGGCGTCGCCGCTGGCGGCGGCCACTCCGCCGAAGGCGCCGGCGGCGACTCCGACGCTGAGTCCGCCGGCGGTGAGTCCCTTGGCGAGCCGGGATCGGGGGCGGAGCCTGCTCATCGGGGTCGCCCGGTGGGCGCCGCGCGCCCGGTCGGAACGCTGTCCGGGCAGGGCGGGGCCCGCCTCGCCCGCCGCGGTGCCCTCCTGGAGCATGGCCTCCATCGCGGCCACGAGCTGGGCTCGCTGCACGACCTTGACCTCGGGGTCGAGCACGGGCTTGGGCAGCTCGCCGAGCTCCGCGGTCAGGGCCAACAGGCGTCCGTGCCCGGTCTGTTCCGCAGCAGCCGGTGGCGGGGCCCCGGGCTGCTCGGCCTGCTCGGCCGCCGTGCCCCGGTCGGTCAGCTCCTCCAGGGCCTGGGCGAAGGCGCTCGCCCGCCGGTGCGCCGATACGTTCGCGATCACTGGCGGCACCTCCTCTCGTCATGACGGTCGACTCCCCAGGGGGTCCTGAGGGTTGCACTCCCTGATCGGTTCCACACGATCGGGTGATCGAAGTGGGTCAGGGAGTGACCACAGGGAGCCTGCATCCCGCACAACGAGTGGCGCGGCACTTGGGTTACGGACGGAGGATGAACGGGCGGCGAAGTCAACGGAGTTTCACCGTGGGTGAGTTGGAGGTTGCGGAGAGTACCTGTGTGGTACGGGGGACGCGCTCAGCGCGCGTCGTCCGGGAGCAGCCGGGCGAGGGTGCGGACGGCCCGGTACTGGAGGGTCTTGATGGCGCCCTCGTTCTTGCCCATGACACGGGCGGTCTCCGCGACGGAGAGGCCCTGGAGGAAGCGGAGGGTGACGCACTCCTGCTGCTGGGGGTTGAGCCGGCGGACGGCCTCCAGCAGGGCCGCGTTGGAGAGCGATTCGAGGACGGAGTCCTCGGGGGAGCGCTCGACCTCGTTGGCGTCGAGCATCTCGCCGGTGGTCACCTCCAGCCGGAAGCGGCTGGACTTGAAGTGGTCGGCCACCAGGTTGCGGGCGATGGTGACGAGCCAGGCGCCGAAGTCCCGGCCCTGCCACGTGAAGGTGCCGATGCGGCGCAGGGCGCGCAGAAAGGTCTCACTGGTGAGGTCCTCGGCGGTGGCCTTCCCTCCGACGCGGTAGTAGATGTAGCGGTACACGGTGTCGCTGTACTGGTCGTAGAGCCGGCCGAACGCGTCGGCCTCACCGGCCTGCGCGCGTTCCACCAGGTCCATCATGCGCGCGCTGTCGCTGTCCGCCGCGGGGCGGCGGGCGGTGGTCGCGCCGGTCTGGCGCCCCCGTCTGCCGACGGCGGCGCTCCCCTCGGCGAGCGCGTAGCACGGGCCTACGGGTGCGGCGGTTACGGCGAGGGCGGGGACGGCGTACGCGGTGGGGACGAGCCCGCGCAACAGGTCGAGGACCGTCGCGCGGAGCGTAGCCAGGCCCGAGGCGTCAACCCCGACGTGTGGGTACACGGGACTCCCAGAGGCAGAGCTTCCATCACGTGCAGTACGGGACCGTTCACCCGTCGTAGCGACGGAGGGGTACCGGAATGCGTCTGAGGAGAATAACGCTTCGTGCAGGCACCGCTACGCCCAGTTGCACAAATCACCGATTGCGTCTCTTCCGTAACCGATTGACGTTCGATCCGGTGCCACAGAGTGACCGTTTGTTGATCGAGTGCGTTCGGGTTCCGGCAGACAACGGGACGGGATGTGGCCGTGTGCAGCCAACGTGACTGGACACGGCGGTGCCTGGGTAGAGAGTCGGATCGGCCCGTGGGCCGGGCGTGCCTACCGGCGGCGGCGGTGCATCGCGATCGCGGCCGCCGTGCCGCCGGCCACCGCGCCGACGCCCGCCGCGGCGGGGATGCCGACCTTCGCCGCCTTGCGGCCGGTGCGGTAGTCGCGCAGCCGCCAGTCGAGCTTGCGGGCGTGCTTGCGCAGCTTGGCGTCGGGGTTGATCGCGTAGGGGTGCCCGACCAGGGAGAGCATCGGGATGTCGTTGTGCGAGTCGCTGTACGCGGCGCAGCGGGTCAGGTCGAGGCCCTCCGCCAGGGCCAGGGCGCGGACGGCCTCCGCCTTCGCCGGGCCGTGCAGCGGCTCGCCGACGAGCTTGCCGGTGTAGACGCCGTCCACCGACTCCGCGACGGTGCCCAGGGCGCCGGTCAGGCCGAGGCGGCGGGCGATCACCGTGGCGATCTCCACCGGGGCCGCCGTCACGAGCCACACCTTCTGTCCGGCGTCCAGGTGGGCCTGGGCGAGGGCGCGGGTGCCGGGCCAGATGCGCTCGGCCATGTACTCGTCGTAGATCTCCTCGCCGATCGACTGGAGTTCGGCGACGCGGTGGCCCTTGACGATCGACAGCGCCGAGTCGCGGGCCTCCTGCATGTGCTCGGGGTCCTCGACGCCGGCCAGCCGGAACCACGCCTGCTGCCAGGCGAACCGGGCGAGCTCGCGGGTCTCGAAGAACTTGCGCTTGTACAGGCCCCGGCCGAAGTGGAACAGGGCGGCGCCCTGCATCACCGTGTTGTCCAGGTCGAAGAAGGCGGCGGCGCGGTCGTCGCCGAGCACCGGGAACTCCGGCTCGGCGGCCGAGACGTCCGTGACTTCCTGCGAGGACTTGCGGGCGGCCTCCGCCGAGGCCTCGCCAGCCAACACGCTCCGCGCCGTGGCGGGGCGCCTACGGGGAGTGAGCCATCCAAGAGCGGCCATGCCCGTGAGCATAGCCATTCTGTTCGGAGCGGCTGGAGCCGAGAGGTTCAAAAGCTGTGAACTCTCCGCGACCGCGCAGTTAAACGGCATGGTCGGCCATCGGCGGCGCGGCGCGGGACAATGGCCGACATGAGTCCGCTCTTCCGTCGTACTCCGGCCAAGCCTCCGCAGGACCGGCTCGTGACCCTCATCGGTAAACCCGACTGCCATCTGTGTGATGACGCACAGAGTGTGGTGGAGCGGGTGTGCGCCGAGACGGGGGTGCCGTGGGTGTGGAAGGACATCACCCAGGACCCCCAACTCCACGACCAGTACTGGGAACAGATCCCCGTGGTCCTCGTCGACGGGGACCAGCACACGTTCTGGCGTGTGAACGAGGATCGCCTCCGCAAAGCACTGACCGAGTAGTCCAAAGTTCTCCGGAAACGGCTTAGGATCGACGGCGAAGTGGTCTCGGGGGCGGGGATCGTTGAGGAGAGTGTGCGGTTTTGCCCCCAGGAGCAGAGGAACGGTGGTGCGTATGCGCCGGTTCCACACCAGTGCGCCGGGCGTGCGTGAGCCCGGTCACGTTGGGCGGGCAAATCGGACACCATCTTTGTGCACGCGTTCACAAAGACATAGCCTCTATTCGACGGGGCGGTCATGTAGGGACGTGTGACCGCCTACAGCCCCGCTCTACCCGCAGGAGCACCGTGGCAACTGGCCGAACTCACCGACCGGCGACCCGCAGCCGAGGGATTCCCGAGGCCACCGTCGCCCGGCTTCCGCTGTACCTCCGAGCCCTGACCGCACTGTCGGAGCGCTCGGTCCCCACGGTCTCCTCCGAGGAGCTCGCGGCGGCGGCGGGGGTCAACTCCGCGAAGCTGCGCAAGGACTTCTCCTACCTCGGCTCCTACGGGACCCGTGGCGTGGGCTACGACGTCGAGTATCTCGTGTACCAGATCTCCCGTGAGCTCGGGCTCACCCAGGACTGGCCGGTAGTGATCGTCGGCATCGGAAACCTGGGTGCCGCGCTCGCCAACTACGGCGGATTCGCCTCCCGTGGCTTCCGGGTCGCCGCGCTCATCGACGCCGACCCGGCCATGGCGGGCAAGCCCGTCGCCGGCATCCCCGTGCAGCACTCCGACGACCTGGAGCGGATCATCCAGGACAACGGCGTGTCGATCGGTGTCATCGCCACCCCGGCCGGTGCCGCCCAGGCCGTCTGCGACCGCCTCGTGGCCGCCGGCGTCACCTCCATCCTGAACTTCGCGCCGACCGTGCTGTCCGTCCCCGAGGGCGTCGACGTGCGCAAGGTCGACCTCTCCATCGAGCTGCAGATCCTCGCCTTCCACGAGCAGCGCAAGGCCGGCGAGGAGGCCGCCGCCGGCGGTGCCCAGGCCGCCGCCCGCAGCGAGTCCGCCGACCAGGGGCCCGACGGGGACGTACCCGCCGTGATGCCGGCATGAGTCTGCTCGTCGTCGGGCTGAGCCACCGCAGCGCCCCCGTCAGCGTCCTGGAGCGCGCCGCCCTGAGCGCGGACGCCCAGGTCAAGCTGGTGCAGGACACCGTCGCCGCCGAGCCGGCCACCGAGGCCGCGGTGCTCGCCACGTGCAACCGCATCGAGCTGTACGCCGACGTGGACAAGTTCCACGCCGGTGTCGCCGAGCTGTCCACGCTGCTCGCCCAGCACAGCGGGGTCGGCCTCGAGGAGCTCACGCCGTACCTGTACGTCCACTACGAGGACCGGGCCGTCCACCACCTCTTCTCGGTGGCCTGCGGACTGGACTCCATGGTCGTCGGCGAGGGCCAGATCCTCGGCCAGATCAAGGACTCCCTCGCCAAGGCGCAGGACCTGCACAGCGCCGGACGGCTGCTGAACGACCTGTTCCAGCAGGCCCTGCGGGTCGGCAAGCGCGCCCACTCCGAGACCGGCATCGACCGCGCCGGGCAGTCCCTGGTCACCTTCGGCCTGGAGCAGCTCGCCGAGGGCGCGGAGGTCACCGACTGGGCCCGCGGCAAGAAGGCCCTGGTCATCGGGGCCGGCTCGATGTCCTCCCTGGCCGCGGCCACCCTCGCGCGGGCCGGTGTCGGCGAGATCGTCGTCGCCAACCGCACCCGGGAGCGCGCCGAGCGCCTCGCCGAGATCCTCACCGACGGCACCCACGTGCCGGCCCGCGCGGTACCGATGGACGCGGTGCCGCTCGAGCTGACACGTGCCGACGTCGTCGTGTCCTGCACCGGGGCCACCGGTCTCGTCCTCACCGCCGAGGACGTCGTCGGCGGTGTCGAGGGCCGTACGGGCCGGCCGGTCGCCTTCGACGGCAGCGGGCGTACGGCGCCCGCGCCCCGGACCGAGGCCGACGGCACCCCGCAGACCCCGCTGCCGCCCTCCGGGGTCGGCACCGACGAGAACTGCCCGCTGGACCTCGCCGCCGTGCAGGGAGGTTTCTCCGTGCACGGCGAGGCCGCCGTCGCCGGTATGGACGCGGCCACCCTCGAACAGCACGCGGCCTGGGCGGCCGGTGGCGCCGTCGACCGCCGGGAGGCGGCCCGCCGCAGCCCCGAGGCCGACGCCGAGCTGATCACCGCGCTCGCCGCGACCGCGGCCACCGTCGGCCGGATCCCCGAGCGCCGCAGGCCCGAGCCGGCCGTGGAGACGCCCCGCCGTACGCCGGTCCTCGCGCTCCTCGACCTCGCCATGCCGCGGGACATCGACGCCGCCGTGCACCGGCTCACCGGGGTGCGGCTGGTGGACATCGAGTCGCTGGCGGAGGCCTCGGCCGACGCCCCCATGGCGGCCGACGTCGACCAGGTCCGCCGGATCGTCTCCGACGAGGTCACCGCCTTCGGGGCGGCGCAGCGGGCCGCGCACATCACGCCGACCGTCGTCGCCCTGCGCACGATGGCCGCCGATGTCGTGGCCGGCGAGATCGCCCGCCTGGAGGGCCGGCTGCCCGGCCTGGACGACAAGCACCGCAGCGAGATCACGCAGACCGTGCGGCGCGTGGTCGACAAGCTGCTGCACGCCCCGACCGTACGGGTCAAGCAGCTCGCGGCCGAACCCGGCGGGGCCGGGTACGCCGACGCCCTGCGGACCCTGTTCGACCTCGACCAGGAGACGGTGGCCTCCGTCTCCCGGGCCGAGGACAGCACCGAGAAGAACCGAGGCCCACGATGACTCAGCAGCCACTACGGCTCGGCACCCGCCGCAGCAGGCTCGCCATGGCCCAGTCCGGGCAGGTCGCGGACACCGTGAGCCAGGTGACCGGACGCCCCGTCGAACTCGTCGAGATCACCACGTACGGTGACGTCTCCCGCGAGGCCCTGTCGCAGATCGGCGGCACGGGTGTGTTCGTCACCGCGCTGCGTGACGCCCTGCTGCGCGGGGAGGTCGACTTCGCGGTGCACTCCCTGAAGGACCTGCCGACCGCGCAGCCCGAGGAGCTGGTCCTGGCGGCCGTGCCGGAGCGCGAGGACCCGCGCGACGTGCTGGTCGCCCGGCACCACCTCAAGCTCACCGACCTGCCGCGCGGGGCGCGCATCGGCACGGGCTCGGCCCGCCGGGCCGCCCAGCTGAACGCGTACGCCCGCGCCCACGGCCTGGACATCGAGACGGTTCCGATCCGCGGCAACGTCGACACCCGGATCCGGTACGTCCACGACGGCGAGCTGGACGCGGTCGTCCTGGCCGCGGCCGGCCTGAGCCGCATCGGACGCCTCGACGAGGTCACCGACTTCCTGTCGGTCGACACGGTTTTGCCCGCCCCCGGCCAGGGGGCCCTGGCGATCGAGTGCACCGCGGGCAACGCGGACCTCATCGCCGCGCTCGGCGAGCTCGACGACCCCTTCACCCGGGTCGCCGTCACCGCCGAGCGGTCCCTGCTCGCCGCCCTGGAGGCCGGCTGCTCCGCCCCTGTGGGCGCGCTGGCCGACCTTCCCCCGCTCACGGCTCCGCTGGAGCGAGGGGACCCCCAGGCCGAACGGCAGATTGTCAAGGAAATGCGCCTGCGCGGCGTCGTCGGAACCCCCGACGGCACGCGGACGGTGCAGCTGTCCACCACCGGTCCCGTGCCCGAGACGCACGACCAGGCGCTTGCGCTCGGTCGCGGACTCGCCGCCGAGATGCTTGCCCAGGGCGCGGCCGGTCTGATGGGGGAGCGAGCACAGTGAGCCCCACCACCCTTACCGCCGGCCTCGATCACGGGCACGTCACCTTCCTGGGTGCCGGACCCGGGGATCCGGGACTGCTGACTCTGCGCGCCGTCGAGGCGCTGGCGCACGCGGACGTCCTGGTCGCCGAGCACGATGTGCTCGACGTCGTACGTCAGCACGCCAGGCAGGGCGTCGCCGAAGTGCACACGGACACGGGCCCCGACGGGGACACCGTCCCGGGCACAGGCACGCCCCAGCTGGCCGTAGTTGACGGCGCGTCAACGACCGCTGCGCTACCCGCGGTGCGGGATGCCGCACATCTTGTCATGGAGGCCGCGCGGGGCGGCAGGCGGGTCGTGCGTGCGGTGTCCGGGGACCCCGGGCTCGACACGTACGCCGCCGACGAGATGCTGGCCTGCGCCGCGGCCGGTGTGCCGTTCGAGGTCGTGCCCGGTGTCGCCGCGGCCGTCGGCGTGCCCGCGTACGCCGGTGTGCCGCTGCGCGACGCCCAGGGCACGGACGTGCGGTTCGTCGACGCGCGCACCGCGTCCGACCGGTGCTGGACCGAGGTGGGCGCGTCGGACGGGACCGTCGTCGTGTCGACGACCCTCGACAGCGTGGGCGCCGCGGCGGGCGAGCTGGTGTCGGCCGGGCGCAAGCCCGACACCCCGATGACGGTGACCGTCGCCGGCACCACCACCCGGCAGCGGACGTGGACGGCGACCCTCGGGACGATCGCCCAGACGCTGAAGCAGGCCAAGGTGCTGCCCTCGCCCGAGGGCGGCCGGCCGGTGATAGCCGTGGTCGGTGAGCGTTCCGCCGCCGCCCAGCGCGACCAGTTGTCCTGGTTCGA containing:
- a CDS encoding DUF5667 domain-containing protein, translating into MIANVSAHRRASAFAQALEELTDRGTAAEQAEQPGAPPPAAAEQTGHGRLLALTAELGELPKPVLDPEVKVVQRAQLVAAMEAMLQEGTAAGEAGPALPGQRSDRARGAHRATPMSRLRPRSRLAKGLTAGGLSVGVAAGAFGGVAAASGDALPGDSLYGLKRGIEDFKLNVLADGEDERGRVYLDQASTRLSEARRLMERGRGGQYDHESLAEIRRALSGMQHDASEGHRLLREAYERDPDSLGPIQALSAFSRSHRATWGSMRERLPLQLGDVSERVSSVFDAIDEEVAPLQSLLPPPPQDSGDGKGRGGSGSSSTGTSGADRSARPSADGSGSSEGHRTSSPSKSAEGSGSEGEGLLGGNTGGLLEPPKATGGSGASPSASTPADGPAVTLPPLLPGLLPGLGIEGEDAG
- a CDS encoding acetoin utilization protein AcuC; amino-acid sequence: MSGRAQLMWDQAVTGYDFGRDHPMDPVRLGLTRKLVEAFELDRHVDVVAAQPAGDSTLRLVHREDYIAAVKAASADPRAADQSYGLGTLDDPAFAGMHQVSALIAGQSVGAAEAVWRGSALHAVNFAGGLHHAMPAGASGFCIYNDAALAIARLLELGAERVAYVDVDVHHGDGVQAAFWEDPRVLTISLHEHPATLFPQTGWPQETGAAEGSAVNVALPAGTGDEGWLRAFHAVVPELLADFRPQVLVTQHGADTHFEDPLAHLAVSLDAQRAVQVACHDLAHEYADGRWIALGGGGYAVVEVVPRSWTHLVAIAAGRPIEPTTPIPESWRQEVYARTRQLGPARMTDGRWPASWADWEDGYDPADRLDQAVLATRKAVFPLRGLLA
- a CDS encoding NAD-dependent epimerase/dehydratase family protein, whose translation is MGKVVLVTGVARQLGGRFVRRIQRDPQVDRVIAVDAVPPEHHLGGADFVQADIRQPTIARVLAESGADTVVHMDVTGTALASGSRTSVKETNVIGTMQLLGACQKSPLVKRLVVKSSTNVYGSAPRDPAVFTETTPPKSLPSGGFAKDTVEVEGYVRGFARRRPDVAVCVLRFANILGPTADTPLASYFSLPVLPTVLGYDPRLQFAHEDDVIEVLRIASHEPRRGTLNSGTFNIAGDGVLLLSQCARRLGRPTVPLLLPAVTWVGTLVRTLGMSDFSPEQIRLLTHGRVVSTDQMRETLGFQPKYTTAETFADFASSRGPGLLPPEALAGAVDRIAALPVLDGGHPPTQSAN
- a CDS encoding lysophospholipid acyltransferase family protein, whose translation is MADAKVIPFDDDRSRGGAVQRPPRRRGAASRRRNGEGRPVGEVQPLPGRSLGQDDVPVTPEEEPAPQPPHDGGLERRIASGLAFLRRRLTGDYEVDDFGYDEELTDQVLMSLLRPVYEKYFRVDVKGVENIPAEGGALIVANHSGTLPLDGLMMQVAVHDHHPAGRHLRLLAADLVFMLPVVNELARKLGHTLACAEDADRLLGQGELVGVMPEGFKGIGKPFGERYKLQRFGRGGFVSTALRRRTPIIPCSIVGAEEIYPMIGNAKTLARVLGIPYFPLTPTFPWLGPLGAIPLPTKWTIQFGEPIHTDGYPPEAAEDPMLMFNLTDQVREQIQHTLYKLLVQRRSVFF
- a CDS encoding phosphatase: MLDTAALRAHLLAAGLAGTVATSREASLRSYRLFAARDPRVLLGLDPVGVWGQRELLALMAARCGVSADPRQVSGLDVIDPERTLTALDAFSDRIARVAQRGAPVLLGTGHPHRLLGFYGALADALSAAGCAVLTPAHGRRVDITTRFGLRTYNLAYVRGVALVRAPDASRSGCEPGAHTHSPLPVRIALAAAAEAGGPLPELVIGDHGWVCGAGQLGFEAIGPADTNDPALFVGEAEGSVAVAVPLDDAVRSDYYRPLTRYVLNRACLSQ
- a CDS encoding helix-turn-helix domain-containing protein → MAAAGERPLNEVQFLTVAEVASVMRVSKMTVYRLVHSGHLPAIRVGRSFRVPEQAVHEYLRESYVGVETA
- a CDS encoding 30S ribosomal protein bS22; protein product: MGSVIKKRRKRMAKKKHRKLLKRTRVQRRNKK